From Syngnathus typhle isolate RoL2023-S1 ecotype Sweden linkage group LG13, RoL_Styp_1.0, whole genome shotgun sequence, a single genomic window includes:
- the greb1l gene encoding GREB1-like protein isoform X9 → MGNSYAGQLKSARFEEALHNSIEASLRSSSGDPQPIFTQLYLKPEPYPANVDADVKPKVEPHSGELPAQELLTNSHSSNDAEELEEEEDSDSNSPPLPYLQTPVPEGCCTMEGFCQAGKDLRLVSMATEPIDVPTGFELVGAKSPSVAEHILVCAVDRRFLPDDNGKNALLGFSGNCVGCGEKGFRYFTEFSNHINLKLSTQPKKQKHLKYYLVKNSQGALCKGPLICWKDSKTRQLSSGAASTSKPSSSSSVSSKENGGTSANGSSPFSLSDSPPTRMTPASVFFNSPDLSRECGFIKPLGATPGNKTLPLVPTALRVNGPTNGLAVDGRPPLLSPSQITLGAQGQAYRSPDLGDSPVSSAMNSGPPKKRHRRWHPTSMVPVPPTAVPVPAIRPVVCPPGSVVSPQAPGPGVIQPQPVSAGASVIIPDNLLNCVGVRPVILIGHGTLPYFYGNVGEVVVSPLLVGCYKNSPLSENTLESLGLSGSQQLSVETMILLTLQYLARLGPDQIPLREELEQIVLKAMLCCPGGPAISPSQLPWLARLEASVSGGAVQVVVTHNSLGEGICESLRSLSEGPHLRQSLPTYVLIIYSSKMSGNEFCVMVLGKYQARALAEGMLTTNEFLKEISYELITGKVSVLASHFKTTSLGDNLDKQLVRYQRRRKGQVIQPFQGDVTDHIHSQEAASMSPPSDRELLGKVFQIFPTQLSVARRLLSQVCSIADSGSQNLDLGRFCKVDFLVLVPPSHILVNQTAQRIRQSGVLLDLGMEESCPPQKCDKYVVRLDADVHAKMEAFMRKVKQNPYTLFVLIHDNSHVDLTSALSGSVCHGELQGLADRVVNCQEVLDAMNLLVLQVSCFPYTLQTRQSRISVHNEVHWPSDQSLESLPPGELAYFGLGDYSRSLQWGVASPILRCDDAFEKMVHTLLHRHPHLHSMVIRSYLLIQQYTEAMMALTSSPSLRDHITPETLAMVEDLINAPGREGSQGRGHMLLVRVPSLQLAMLARERLEDVRDKLGLQLCFAVLLGSPASEIILPRNFTCRLRAWRGCENEDWVPLTYEDLEGLPCIVILTGKDPLGETFPRSLKYSDLRLIDSSYLTRTALEQEVGLACTYVSVGVVQEPKKVAGPRESDAEKVVHDGEELERPQSNGSAATRTSGPLVENGVSSSDNTEAVPKPPACASKGVDTSGLKQECDSMGSQFASNPPKTSSKAPPSLYSSSSSSSPSPSSSSAQRPSQSTQCGRRRHPKPAARVSPRTVIMSRPAYNLLSADSGSQLSSFSLLPHADVAWCSPLRPPVTASLHGWEQSAHYRRWTVAKQHHADYEAPSTSHPRRLLLSGPPQVGKTGAYLQFLRILFRMLIRLLEVDVFDEEESDEEEANEETSKVATAVNAQWPDIEDIRKLPFDPNPRGSKFKKASPVHCDKTPKRSRVLKEEDESQSEAKQETKSIRLTRFAAHNAFHHCEQCHHYCDASPATQLSECTFHAFTFCSSMLGEEVQLQFVIPKDKEKHFVFSQQGSHLESMRLPLVSTKDPDLLKSPIFTPTTGRQEHGLLNIYHAMEGAAHLHILVVKHFELPHYRKYWPNHILLVLPAMFNNSGVGAARFMIKELSYHNLELERNRWEEQGVKRQEVWPFIAMMDDSCVLWNAQQPVDNSETSEGGASVLTNVSLKTVLRHIETTPKIPLYAMCGARKWNSGLARKAPARSFSRGHLHDFVLLNVDLTQNVQYDLNRYSCEEVDFNLRVNSSGLLLCRFNSFSLMKKYIPVGGNQDYMVKPKLMEMENPAPISPSQYVCAPDSEQTLLDAPAQFLLEKFLQSCSHRLFPKAIQNPNNPVLSIDSYLNISPEISVCYINSRPHSTNLNHQGLVFSGLLLYLCDSFVVSGLLKKFRFLKGATLCVICQDRSSLRQTIVRLELEDEWQFRLRDEFQTANCSEDRPLYFLTGRHV, encoded by the exons ATGGGGAATTCCTACGCCGGGCAGTTGAAGTCTGCTCGCTTCGAAGAGGCCCTGCACAACTCCATCGAGGCGTCGCTGCGCTCCAGCAGCGGAGACCCGCAACCCATCTTCACGCAGCTCTACCTGAAGCCCGAGCCTTATCCTGCCAACGTGGACG CTGACGTGAAACCCAAAGTGGAGCCCCACAGCGGCGAGCTCCCCGCCCAGGAGCTGCTGACCAACAGCCACTCATCCAATGACgcggaggagctggaggaggaagaagactcGGATAGCAACAGTCCCCCGCTGCCCTACTTGCAGACTCCTGTGCCAGAGGGCTGCTGCACTATGGAAG GATTCTGCCAGGCCGGCAAGGACCTGCGCCTAGTCTCCATGGCGACGGAGCCCATCGATGTCCCGACGGGCTTCGAGCTGGTCGGCGCCAAGTCCCCCAGCGTGGCCGAGCACATCCTGGTGTGCGCCGTGGACCGCCGCTTTTTGCCCGACGACAACGGCAAAAATGCACTTTTAG GTTTTTCTGGAAACTGCGTGGGCTGCGGGGAGAAGGGCTTTCGCTACTTCACCGAGTTCTCCAACCACATCAACCTGAAGCTGTCCACGCAACCCAAAAAGCAGAAGCACTTAAAGTATTACCTGGTGAAGAACTCTCAGGGTGCTTTGTGCAAAGGACCGCTCATCTGCTGGAAAG ACAGTAAAACGCGGCAGTTGTCCAGCGGGGCGGCGTCCACGTCCAAACCCAGCTCGTCATCCTCAGTCAGCAGCAAAGAGAACGGCGGAACCAGCGCAAACGGATCGTCTCCTTTCTCCCTTTCGG atTCTCCACCCACCAGAATGACGCCGGCTTCCGTGTTCTTCAATAGCCCGGATCTGAGCAGAGAGTGCGGCTTCATCAAGCCTCTCGGCGCCACGCCTGGAAACAAGACGCTCCCGCTAG TTCCCACCGCCCTGAGGGTAAACGGGCCAACAAATGGCTTGGCTGTGGACGGGCGTCCCCCCTTACTCAGCCCCTCCCAGATCACCTTAGGAGCTCAGGGCCAAGCGTATCGAAGCCCCGACTTAGGAGACAGTCCGG TGTCATCTGCCATGAACTCCGGTCCTCCCAAGAAGCGCCATCGAAGGTGGCATCCCACTTCAATGGTCCCGGTCCCGCCCACGGCTGTCCCCGTGCCGGCCATCCGACCTGTCGTCTGCCCTCCGG GTTCTGTGGTTTCTCCCCAAGCCCCCGGGCCGGGCGTCATCCAGCCTCAGCCTGTCAGCGCGGGGGCATCCGTCATCATCCCAGACAACCTGCTCAACTGTGTGGGAGTTCGCCCCGTCATCCTCATTG GGCACGGCACCTTACCTTATTTCTACGGCAATGTGGGGGAAGTGGTGGTGAGCCCCTTGCTGGTGGGCTGCTACAAGAACAGCCCACTGAGCGAGAACACATTGGAGAGCCTCGGCCTTAGCGGCAGCCAGCAGCTCAGCGTGGAGACCATGATTCTGCTCACGTTGCAGTACCTGGCACGTCTAG GTCCGGATCAGATCCCCCTTCGTGAAGAACTAGAGCAGATCGTCCTGAAGGCCATGCTCTGCTGTCCCGGCGGTCCCGCTATCTCCCCGTCCCAGCTGCCTTGGCTGGCTCGCTTGGAGGCCAGCGTTTCCGGGGGCGCGGTCCAAGTGGTGGTCACCCACAATTCGCTGGGCGAGGGCATCTGCGAGTCACTGCGCTCCCTCAGTGAGGGCCCCCACCTCCGGCAGTCGCTTCCCACCTACGTGCTTATCATATACTCCTCCAAGATGAGCGGCAACGAGTTCTGCGTGATGGTATTAG GGAAGTACCAAGCGAGGGCTTTAGCTGAAGGCATGCTGACCACCAACGAGTTCCTGAAGGAGATCAGCTACGAGCTCATCACAGGCAAAGTCAGCGTGTTGGCGTCTCACTTCAAAACCACCTCTCTAG GGGACAATCTGGACAAGCAGCTGGTGCGGTATCAGCGGCGACGGAAGGGCCAGGTCATCCAGCCCTTCCAGGGCGATGTCACTGACCACATCCACTCTCAGGAGGCCGCCAGCATGTCACCACCTTCGGACAGAG AACTGCTCGGCAAGGTCTTCCAGATCTTTCCGACGCAGTTGAGCGTGGCCCGACGCCTCCTCTCGCAGGTCTGCTCCATCGCCGACTCGGGCAGCCAGAACCTGGACTTGGGCCGCTTCTGCAAAGTAGATTTCCTGGTTCTGGTGCCGCCTTCTCACATTTTGGTCAACCAGACGGCACAGCGCATACGAcaatcag GCGTCCTGTTGGACTTGGGGATGGAAGAGTCATGCCCGCCTCAGAAGTGCGACAAGTACGTGGTGCGCCTGGACGCTGACGTGCACGCCAAGATGGAGGCCTTTATGAGGAAAGTCAAACAGAACCCGTACACGCTGTTCGTCCTTATCCACGACAACTCTCATGTTGACCTCACCAG CGCTCTGTCGGGCTCCGTGTGCCACGGGGAGCTCCAAGGTCTGGCTGACCGCGTGGTCAACTGCCAGGAGGTCCTAGATGCAATGAACCTGCTGGTGCTGCAGGTCAGCTGCTTCCCGTACACGCTGCAGACCCGCCAGTCCCGCATCAGTGTGCACAATGAAGTGCACTGGCCCTCCGATCAAAGTCTG GAGTCGCTCCCTCCCGGCGAGTTGGCCTACTTTGGGCTGGGCGACTACAGCAGATCCCTGCAGTGGGGTGTGGCCAGCCCCATTCTGCGCTGTGACGATGCCTTTGAGAAGATGGTCCACACACTCCTGCACAG ACACCCCCACTTGCACAGCATGGTGATCCGCAGCTACCTGCTCATCCAGCAGTACACGGAGGCCATGATGGCGCTCACCTCTTCGCCGTCGCTGAGAGACCACATCACGCCAGAGACTCTAGCCATGGTGGAGGACCTGATCAACGCACCCGGTCGGGAGGGCTCGCAAGGCCGCGGACACATGCTGCTGGTGCGCGTGCCTTCGCTGCAGCTGGCCATGTTGGCACGCGAGCGGCTCGAGGACGTGcgcgacaagctgggcctccaGCTGTGCTTCGCCGTGCTGCTGGGAAGCCCCGCCTCGGAGATCATTCTGCCCAGGAACTTCACGTGTCGCCTGCGG GCCTGGCGGGGATGCGAGAATGAAGACTGGGTGCCGCTCACCTACGAGGATCTGGAGGGTCTGCCTTGCATCGTCATCCTCACGGGGAAAGACCCTCTTGGAGAGACCTTCCCCAG GTCTCTGAAATACAGCGACCTGCGTCTGATAGACTCCAGCTACCTGACGCGGACGGCCCTGGAGCAGGAGGTGGGCCTGGCCTGCACCTACGTGtcagtgggcgtggtccaggagcCCAAGAAGGTAGCCGGCCCTCGGGAGTCGGACGCCGAGAAGGTCGTTCACGACGGCGAGGAGCTGGAGCGACCTCAGAGCAACGGCAGCGCGGCCACCAGGACCTCAGGACCCTTGGTGGAGAATGGAGTCAGTTCATCCGACAACACGGAGGCCGTCCCGAAGCCCCCAGCCTGCGCGTCCAAAGGCGTCGACACGTCGGGCCTCAAGCAGGAATGCGACTCCATGGGCAGTCAGTTCGCCTCCAACCCTCCCAAAACCTCCTCCAAGGCCCCTCCGTCGCTGTactccagctcctcctcctcctcgccgtcGCCCTCCTCCTCGTCGGCGCAGCGACCCAGCCAGTCCACGCAAtgtggccgccgccgccaccccaAGCCGGCGGCGCGCGTGTCGCCACGTACCGTCATCATGTCGCGGCCGGCGTACAACCTGCTGTCGGCCGACTCGGGCAGCCAGCTGAGCTCCTTCTCGCTCTTGCCCCATGCCGACGTGGCCTGGTGCAGCCCGCTCAGGCCCCCGGTCACGGCGAGCCTGCACGGCTGGGAGCAGAGCGCACACTATCGCCGGTGGACCGTCGCCAAGCAGCACCACGCCGACTACGAGGCGCCATCCACGTCGCACCCTCGACGCCTCCTCCTAAGTGGACCGCCACAG GTGGGCAAGACGGGAGCTTACCTCCAATTCCTTCGTATCTTATTCCGGATGCTCATCCGACTGTTGGAGGTCGACGTGTTCGATGAGGAAGAATCGGACGAGGAAGAGGCAAATGAAG AGACGTCCAAGGTGGCAACGGCCGTAAATGCGCAGTGGCCTGACATCGAAGACATACGCAAGCTTCCCTTCGACCCCAACCCCCGAGGCTCCAAGTTCAAGAAGGCCAGCCCCGTCCACTGCGACAAGACGCCAAAGCGCTCCAGAG TTCTGAAGGAAGAAGACGAAAGCCAAAGTGAAGCCAAGCAGGAGACCAAGTCCATACGACTCACCCGCTTCGCGGCTCACAATGCCTTTCATCACTGTGAGCAGTGTCACCATTACTGCGATGCTAGCCCTGCAACGCAG CTGTCTGAGTGCACATTCCACGCTTTCACCTTCTGCTCGTCCATGCTCGGTGAGGAGGTCCAGCTCCAGTTTGTCATTCCCAAAGACAAGGAGAAGCACTTTGTCTTCAGTCAACAGGGGAGCCACCTGGAAAGCATGCGCCTTCCTCTGGTCTCCACCAAG GACCCCGACCTGTTGAAGAGCCCCATTTTCACGCCAACGACGGGGCGCCAGGAGCACGGCCTGCTCAACATCTATCACGCCATGGAGGGCGCCGCACACCTGCACATCCTGGTGGTCAAGCACTTTGAGCTGCCCCACTACAGGAAGTACTGGCCCAACCACATCCTGCTCGTTCTGCCCGCCATGTTTAACAACTCCGGAGTCG GTGCAGCTCGCTTCATGATCAAGGAACTGTCCTACCACAACCTGGAGCTGGAGAGGAACCGGTGGGAGGAGCAAGGCGTCAAGCGGCAGGAAGTGTGGCCCTTCATCGCCATGATGGACGACTCGTGTGTGTTGTGGAACGCCCAGCAGCCCGTAGACAACAG CGAGACATCCGAGGGTGGCGCCTCAGTGCTTACCAACGTGTCCCTGAAAACGGTGCTGCGCCACATAGAGACCACGCCCAAGATCCCCCTCTACGCTATGTGTGGAGCTCGCAAGTGGAACAGCGGCCTTGCTCGCAAGGCGCCCGCCAGGTCCTTCAGCAGGGGCCACCTGCACGACTTTGTCCTGCTCAACGTGGATCTGACCCAGAACGTCCAGTACGACCTCAACCG ttacaGTTGTGAGGAGGTGGACTTCAATCTTCGGGTCAACAGCAGCGGACTCCTGCTGTGTCGCTTTAACAGCTTCAGCCTGATGAAGAAGTACATTCCAGTCGGGGGCAACCAAGACTACATGGTCAAACCCAAACTCATG GAAATGGAAAACCCCGCCCCCATCAGCCCCTCGCAGTACGTGTGCGCCCCCGACAGCGAGCAGACCCTGCTGGATGCGCCGGCCCAGTTTctgctggaaaaattcctgCAGAGCTGCAGCCACCGATTGTTCCCCAAAGCCATTCAGAACCCGAACAACCCGGTCCTGTCCATTGACAGCTACCTCAATATCAGCCCGGAG ATATCCGTGTGCTACATCAACTCCCGTCCACACTCCACCAACCTCAACCACCAGGGCCTGGTGTTCAGCGGCCTGCTGCTGTACCTCTGCGACTCCTTTGTCGTCTCCGGACTCCTCAAGAAGTTCCGCTTCCTCAAAG GCGCCACCTTGTGCGTCATCTGCCAGGACCGCAGCTCCCTGCGTCAGACCATCGtgcgtctggagctggaggacgAGTGGCAGTTTCGCCTACGCGACGAGTTCCAGACAGCCAACTGCAGCGAGGACCGACCCCTCTACTTTCTCACCGGACGCCACGTTTGA